CTCCTCGGACTAAAACTAAGCTGAGCGGCCGGAAAGAGAGCGTGAGAACCGGGAGGGATCGGGCAAGGAGACCAGATTCGCAGCTGCATCCCGGATGCGGACTGTCAACTTCCAGCAACTTTAAGGTGGGCATTGCTGGCGGGGAGGGTCCCCCGCAGCCCCttctctgccctgctccaggggggtcccctcccagccccttccctgccctgcgcCGGGGGGTGGGGTCCCTACCCGGCAGAGAAACAGCTGAAGTAACTTGGCGGCGGAGCGCGGTGGCTAGGTCGGGAGAGGGGTGGATCGCTCCCTCCCCCCGGGGCTGGAGGGATTGGGGTGTTTTGGGGGATCAACTCCGATCTGTCTCTTATTAGTGCCTCACACGCCTGCCcttccgcccccccgcccccccccacacacactcacacacaggccAGCTTTAAAGCGTAGcccgcctgccccctgccttACCCCGCTCGCCCCTCCGCAGATCTCGGCGGGTCCCCAGCGAAGATGCCTCGCCCGGGCAGGAACACGTACAGCGACCAGAAGCCGCCCTACTCCTACATCTCGCTGACGGCCATGGCCATCCAGAGCTCGCCGGAGAAGATGCTGCCCCTGAGCGAGATCTACAAGTTCATCATGGACCGCTTCCCCTACTACCGGGAGAACACGCAGCGCTGGCAGAACTCCCTGCGCCACAACCTCTCCTTCAACGACTGCTTCATCAAGATCCCGCGCCGGCCCGACCAGCCGGGCAAGGGCAGCTTCTGGGCGCTGCACCCGAGCTGCGGGGACATGTTCGAGAACGGCAGCTTCCTGCGGCGCCGCAAGCGCTTCAAGGTGCTCAAGTCCGAGCACCTGGCCCCCAGCAAGCCGGCCGACGCCGCCCAGTACCTGCAGCAGCAGGCCAAGCTGCGGCTCAGCGCCCTGGCCGCCGGCGGCCCCCACCTGCCGCAGATGTCCGGCTACAGCCTGGGGGTCTCCCAGCCCTCCGGCTTCAAGCACCCCTTCGCCATCGAGAACATCATCGCCCGCGAGTACAAGATGCCGGGCGGGCTGGCCTTCTCCGCCATGCAGCCCGTGCCGGCCGCCTACCCGCTGCCCAaccagctgggcagctccctGGGCAGCGGCTGGCCCCACATGTACAGCCCCGGCATGATCGACACGGCCACCCCCATCTCCATGGCCAGCAGCGAGTACAGCGCCTACGGGGTGCCCCTCAAGCCCCTGTGCCACGGGGGCCAGACTTTGCCAGCCATCCCGGTGCCCATCAAGCCCACCCCGGCGGCGGTGCCGGCCCTGCCGGCCCTGCCAGCGCCCATCCCCACCCTCCTCTCGAACTCGCCCCCCTCGCTCAGCCCGACCTCTTCCCAGACAGCCACCAGCCAAAGCAGCCCCGCGACGCCCAGCGAGACCCTGACCAGCCCCGCCTCGGCCCTGCACTCGGTAGCGGTGCACTGACACTCCGCGGCTCGCTCCAAACTTTCCTCGGCGTTTGCTCGCTCCCCGAGAGGAGAGAAAACTCCCAGCGGGGACACTCGAGGCTTGCTGGTCCTGGGAGCTGTCTTTGCTTTGCCTCTCTGCGTACCCTGGTTTAACGGCTCGAGCCCAGGGCGGTTGGGGGTTGCTCCTTAACTTAGTTTTAAACGCTCGAAAAGTGTCTaggtccccccgcccccccgtgtgTTTAAATTGCCATTTGCATCACTAGGTTTCCAACGGTACTTAaggcaccttccccccccccccccccgaactggGTGCTGGAGAGTTAGACAACCCTGGCACGGGTTTTCCTTCCTTTGTCTGGGAAGAGCAACGTTCTTCCACCGGACCTGTCTTTAAACCCATAAACAGTTTGAAGTGGTTGCAGATGGCTTCGTGAAAACAATGAATGTTTCCAGTTTCCAAGTGACAAATCAGCTGGATTTTGGAAACACTTAAGTTTCGTTTCAAATTTATATTTTTACACGGAGTTTAAAGATTGCAGGATCTACACGAACCCCTCGtgaattgctttttaaaatgaaacatgtACTATTCTCTATCTCATCGCCATACAT
The nucleotide sequence above comes from Mauremys reevesii isolate NIE-2019 linkage group 10, ASM1616193v1, whole genome shotgun sequence. Encoded proteins:
- the FOXB1 gene encoding forkhead box protein B1, encoding MPRPGRNTYSDQKPPYSYISLTAMAIQSSPEKMLPLSEIYKFIMDRFPYYRENTQRWQNSLRHNLSFNDCFIKIPRRPDQPGKGSFWALHPSCGDMFENGSFLRRRKRFKVLKSEHLAPSKPADAAQYLQQQAKLRLSALAAGGPHLPQMSGYSLGVSQPSGFKHPFAIENIIAREYKMPGGLAFSAMQPVPAAYPLPNQLGSSLGSGWPHMYSPGMIDTATPISMASSEYSAYGVPLKPLCHGGQTLPAIPVPIKPTPAAVPALPALPAPIPTLLSNSPPSLSPTSSQTATSQSSPATPSETLTSPASALHSVAVH